The DNA sequence CTGGTGACGCTCCTGAAATATCACGTCGGCCTGGACGTGACCGAACAGCAGAGCATGGAAGGCATGCTCGAACGCGGCGAAAAAGAAAAGATCGTCGAGCGCCGCGGCTTTTCTCTCCTCGACATGAAGCGCTATGTGGCTTCCCTCGGCGTTGAAAGCGCCGGTTTCCGAGCTGAAGTGAAGGACCTCGAAACGCTGGACCAGCCGGCCATCGTGCCGATCGACTACGCGGGCTTCAAGCATTTCGTGGTGTTTCGCGGCCTGCGCGACGGGTTGGTGTACATCGCCGATCCATCCACAGGCAACTATGTGTTCTCGGTCAGCGACTTCGCCAAGCACTGGGACCGCAACACGCTGTTCATCGTTTACCCGCCCAAGACAAAGCCGGCGGCCGGCCAGCTTGCATTGACCGACAGGGAGCTGGGCGTATTCGACATGGATCGCGTCAAGGACTCTGCAACTCTCCAATCATCGGTGGCAACCACCTACCGCCTGGAGCGCGCAATCAATTCGGGTTTCGGCGGCGTGTACGTTCGCAAGCAGTAATCTCGCGGCCGGAATTCTTGCCTGGCTATTACAACCACTACAAGGGAGTCGTCATGAAAAAATATCCACTTCTTGGGGTCATCGCTGCTGCGCTCTCGCTGCCGGTCCATGCGCAGCAAACCGGGACGGAGGCCAGTGCGGGCGCGCCGGGCACCGCGGCGGCGCGCGAGGCGCTCAAGCAGCAAGAGGGAGACACCGATCAGACCACGCTGCTCAAGCAGACGCTGACGGCGGTAGACAAGCAGTATTCGCTGCTCAAGCGCGGCAAGCTGGCGGCGACCTATGACCTGGGCTACACCTATATCGGCCAGGACAAGATCAATGCCAACTTTTCGAAGGACACCGGCACGCTCACGCTGTTCAATATCGAGAACGACAGCTCGCATACCATCACCAACACGCTCACCGTCGACTACGGCGTGCGCGACAACCTGACCGCCAGCCTGAGCTTGCCGATCATGAGCAAGTATTCGGAAAATCCGTCGTTCAGCGGATTGTCGCATTCGCTCGGCGATATCGGCATTAACGCGCGCTTCCAGCCCTTCGAGGTCCAGCGCAGCAAGCCGCAACTGACCCTGACGGGCGGTGTCCGCCTGCCTACCGGGCGCAGCCCGTTCAAGGTCGATGCCAACCAGGGTGTGGCAACCGGGTCGGGATATACGTCTTTCACCGGCGGCGTCAGCCTGAACCACGTGATCGATCCCGTCGCCCTGTTCGGGAACATCAGTTACACCTACAACCTGCCGGCCAAGCATCTTTCCCAGATCCGCAGCGACGGCAGCATCCTGAAAAAAGTGGCGCCGGGTAACAGCTTCGGCTTCGGCCTCGGTTTCGCATACGCGCTTTCCTACGACATCACGACGTCGTTCTCGATCAGCGAATCGATTTCGTCGCCCACCAAGCTCACCTTTGCCGATGGCACGACCAGCAAGACCAAGCTCCAGACCGGCGGCGTCATGAGCTTCGGTCTCGGCGTGCGCGTATCGCCGAAGACCACGGTCAACCTGACTGCGGGTATCGGCCTGACAGCCGATTCTCCCAACTTCACCCTTGGCTTGAGCCTGCCAGTGGAATTCTGACCGGAAGCGACTGCGATGGATCACACCTTCACACGGCGAAATACGCGCCCCCGGGCGCGAACCGGGCTGGCACTGGCGGCGGTTTCCTTTCTGAGTGCCGGCATGCCGCTGGCCGCACATGCTGCATTGAATGAAAACCTATTAACCAGCGCGACGGCTATGTCCTTGGGCAATGCCGTTACTGCCGACCCGCCGGGGATCGAATCGATCCATTTCAATCCGGCCGGCCTGGCGCGTGTGAAGGGCGACAAGGAGTTCCATAACATATTTCTGGCGAGCCTCAAGACCACGGCAAAGTTCCATCAGCCGGACGACTTCGACATTGGGGGTTTCAAGAATGACCCGCTGAACGGCACTACCGGCGGACCGACGCGGCTCAACCTGTACGTTCCGGGATACGGGCTGCCCGGCTGGCGCTTGCCGGCCGCCGCCGCGGCCACGATGGGCTTTTCATTCAACAATGACGGTTCCCCGTTCACATTCGGAACGCTGACGTATCCGCAATCGGTCTTCTCCGTCGATCACACCAAGGATCCGAACGATCCGATGCGGTACGACGGCAGGAAGATGCTGATGCAGCGGCTGGCACTGCTGTCGCCGGCGGTAGGCTTTCAGGTGTCCGACACGCTGAGCATCGGCGCATCCGTGCCGATATCGCACCAGGCCATGGTGATTAATACGGACGTGCGCATGCCGAACAAATTGTTGGGCATTATCGGCAAGCTGCAGCAAGGCTGGTGCAGTGACAGCGGCAATCCGGTCGACACCTTTGCCTTCGGTTTGTGCGGCGGCGGCCCGGAAGGACGGATCAATCCGTTCAAGCGGGTGGCGAACATCAATGTCGACATGACCGCGCCGATCGACCCCACCATTAACCTCGGCGTGCTATGGGAGCCGAAGGACTGGTTCGCGATGGGCGTGGTTTACCAGGGGGGCTCGAAGGCCGTGCATACGGGCACGTACGAGATCCGCACCGACCCGATGATGCGCAAATTCGTCGAGGGGATGTATGCCAGCCTGCTGGGGCCGATTGCCGCCGCGGTAACTGGCATGCCGACCTCGATCCCGGAGGTGCAGAAAGGGAATGTGACCGCAACCGTCCCATTTCCATCCCACTGGCAGGTCGGTTTCAAATTCAAGCCGGTCAAGCGCGTGCAGTTCAACGTGGACGCGAACTACTCCAAGTGGAACGAGTGGGACAACCTGACCCTCCAGTTCGACCAGAGCATCAAGCTGCTGGAAGCCGGCCGCATCCTGGGTATCACGGACCCGAGCAAGTTCACGATGAATACCGGCTTTCGCAGCGTCGTGCACTGGGGTTTCGGGCTGCAGGTGCAGGCGACCAAGAAGCTGACGCTGCGCTTCGGCTACGAGCCGCGCAAGAGTTCTATCCCTGCCGACAAAATTTCCCTGATGACGCTTCTTCCGGATACCAAGCTCTACGGTATGGGATTCAATCTCAAGATCGACCGGGATACCGAGATTAACGTCGCTGCCAGCTACCTCAAGGGAGATTTCAATGCGCCGGCCAACTCGAGCTGCAATCTGAACTGCGACAAATTTTTCAACGCGGTCTACAACCCCTACGCGGGGATGGATGTTTCAGGCGGCATTCGCGTGAAATACCTTGGCTTCAATTTCACCAAACGCTTCTGACGAGCCGATGCTTCATCGGGATTTGTTTTGATTTTATAGAGGAGTACTGCCCATGTTCAAATCAGCTATTGCAGTTGTCGTGATCGCAGCCAGCGCCGCTGTAGCGTATGCAGCCGAACCCGCCAAGGCAGCGCCATCCGCGGCCAAGCTGGAGCTCGCCAAGCGCGTCGCCCAGTTGGCGCATTCCGACTCGGTCGCGCACGCAATGCTTCTGCGCCCTGTGGCCGACGCCATGCAGCAGGCGAATGCCGTGCTCCAGGGACGTGTCGCTGCGAGCAAGCAGGATGCTGCGCTGAAGGATATCAGTGCCGACGCGAAGAAATTCGTCGACGAAAACAGCCCGATCGTTCAGAAAAGCGCGGAAAAATTCATTCCGGTGACGGTAGTGCCTTTGCTGGCCGAACGGTTCACCGAAGACGAACTGCGTCAGATTATCGCCATGCTGGAGTCGCCATTGAAGAAAAAATACGAGGCGCTGCTGCCCGAGATGGAAAAAGAATTGGGGCAGAAGGTCGCCAGCGACGTCGGCCCGACGATCGATCCCAAGCTGACGGATCTGAAGCAGCGCATCGGCCTGCGTCTGCGCACCGCTGCCATGCCCTGAGCGGTGTTGGAAGCGCTGCAGGTCATGAAGGGTAGCGAAACCGCGTTGGACAGCGAATGCATCTTTGGTGAGGGGACAACATGAGGTACTCGTCAGCGATAGATCTGGTATACAGCATCAAGGCCCGCCTGGCCGAGCGTCATTTCGAGGTTGACGCTTTGTTCAGGCAGGCGGGGCTTGCCGACGGCGAATGCATTGCCGACGACGCTTTGACACTGTCCGACAAGCTGAGCCACTTGTGGGAGTTGGTCATGCATGCGTCCGATGACGCCCTGATCGGATTGAAAGTGTCGTCGCCGCAGCCGCTGGACCGCTCCGGGCTGATGGGCCATATCCTGCGGGCGTCGCCGGACGTCAGGTCGGCGATCGAAAACCTGGTGCGCTACACGCCGCTGGTATCGCCCGCCATACAGAGCACGATTGAACATGTGTCCGGCCGCGTTCGGGTCGGCCTGTACCTGCAGGGACGCCAGCGCAACTCGCCCCAGCAGTACTACGACTTCGTCTGGTGCATGGTACTGCGCACCATACAATGCGCGGCGGCGCGCAGCGACTTGAAACCGGCGCTGGTGACCTACGCCTTTCCGAAACCCGAGCAGCCGCAAATCGCGCAAGCTTATGCGGAGGCGTTTGGATGCCCGGTGCGCTTCGACATGCCGGCCAACGCGATGGAATTCGACAATGCCGACCTGGCGGCGCCGATTACCACCGCGCGCCCGATGGCGGCGGATTGGGCGCTGAACATGCTGGCGGAACTGGCGCAGTCGCAGCGCGACTGGACGCGCCGCATGCTGGCGAAAATGGACCAGACGCAGCGCGCCGGACCGAGCGTCAGTTTCAGCTCCAGGGTGCAGCAGCTGCTTACGGGGATGCTGCCCAAGGGCGAGCCCTTGCGCGAGGACGTGGCCAAGCAGTTGAGGATGAGCGAGCGCACCTTGCAGCGGCGGCTGGCGGAGGAGGGCACGAACTTCACCAAGCTGGTGGACGATACCCGGCGCGAGCTGGCGCATCAATACCTCAGCAAGGGCGAGCTGTCGTTGAAGAAGATGAGCTTCCAGCTCGGGTTCTCCGAGCCGAGCGCGTTCTGTCGGGCCTGCAAGCGCTGGTTCGGGCGTTCGCCGAAGCAGTTGCAGCAGGGCGCGGCCCTGTTCGAGGGCGGGGAAGCATGCTCGCCGCGCGACGCCGTCAACGCCAGCGGCCGCAACGACTCCGAAGTGTATGCAGCCTGGTCCGAATAAGCGCGGACCGGCTTCACCGACTCAGGTTAGACAAAGGATTGCCATGCCAGCATTGCTGTTTCGCACGCGCTTTTTGTTGACGATGGCCGCCGGCCTGGCGCCGGCGCTGGGAAGCGTGGCGAGCGCGCAGGATAGCGCGCCGCAAACGGCTCAGACAGCCCAGACGTCGGCGCAAAATTTCGCAGCCGCCATTGCCCTCGCCACCTCGGAAGCGGTGGTCGCCCGACTGTCTCCTTCCGCCCTCAAACCGTACGAGTACCTGGTCAAGGATGCCAGGGAAATGAAGGGCTTTTTCACCTTGTATCAGAAGGATGAAAAAGTCTGGATGGAGATCAGGCCGGAGCAGTTGGAAAAACCGTTCTTCTTTTCGGTCAACGTTTCCAACGGCATCGGTGAGCGTCGCCTGTACGGCAGCCAAATGCTTGGCAGCCACATGGCTGAATTCAAGCGGGTGGGCAACCATATTCAACTGGTCGCCAAGAACACCAAATTCACCGCGCAAGCCGGCACGCCCCAGGAAATCGCGGTCAAGCAAGCATTTTCCGACAGCCTGCTGGCCAGCGTGCCGGTGGCCAGCACGCCGCACCACCAGACCAAGGCGATCCTGATCGACGCCAGCGCGCTGCTGTTCGGCGACATCCCCGGCTATGCGACCCAGCTCGATGCGGCGTATCACCAGCCGTATATGATCGATCCGGCCAACAGCAGCTTTGGCAAGGTGCGCGTGGACGAATCCCTTGCCGGATTCCAGGTCAATGCGCATTTCTTCGTGCCGAAAATAGCGGCACCGACGGCCGCGCAGAATGGAGCGATGCAGCCTAGCCTGCCAAGCACGACGCCGGACCCGCGCAGTTTCTTCATCGGCTTCTACTACAGTTTCGCGCCGCTGCCGGCCGAGCCCATGCATGCCCGCGTGGCCGACGACCGGATCGGCCATACGGTGACCACGCGCTACGATTTTTCCGACGACGTCACGATGAAGACGGCGGTGCATTACGTGAATCGCTGGCGCCTGGAAAAGGCCGCCCCGAAGGCCGAATTGTCCCCGCCGAAGCAGCCGATCGTCTATTGGCTCGACAAGAACATCCCCGAGAAGTACCGCAAGTCGGTCGCCGAAGGCGTGCTCGAATGGAACAAGGCATTCGAGCGGATCGGCTTCAAGAATGCGATCGTCGTCAAGCAGCAGACCGAGAAGGACGACTTCGACACGCTCGACGCGCGCCATGCATCGATACGCTGGTTCATCGGCGCCGACGCCGGCTTTGCGATCGGCCCGTCGCAGGTCGATCCGCGCAGCGGAGAAATCCTGGACGCCGACATCGGCATGTCCGACGTCTATGCGCGCGGCGCGCGGCGCATGATCAATGAAAATATCGGTCACCCGTTGACGCTCAGCCCCACGCATTGCGACTTCGCGCACGAAGCGGCCCATGAAATGGGATTCGCGCTCGGCTTGCTACAGGCGCGCGGCGAAGTCGAAATGGGCACACACGAAGCCGACGTGCTGGCACAGGCATACGTCAAGCAGGTGGTCATGCACGAGGTCGGCCATACGCTCGGATTGCGCCACAATTTCAGGTCGTCCACGGCTTACAGCCTGAGCCAGATCCAGGACCCGGAATTCACCCGCAAGAACGGCATGGCGGGTTCGATCATGGATTACACGCCTTTCAATATCGCAGCCAAAGGCGAAAGGCAAGGCGAGTATGCGATGTCGACGCTGGGGCCGTACGATTACTGGGCGATCGAATATGCGTACAAGCCCATCGATGGCGCGCGGGAAAAACAGGAGCTGGAAAAGATCGCCGCGCGCTCCAACGAACCGCAACTGGCCTACGGCACCGACGAGGACGCGGGAGGGAGCGTGGCCGACCCGGAGGTGAACGTGTTTGACCTCGGCAGCGACCCGCTGGCGTATTTCAGGAAGCGCCTGGTCCTGTCGCGCGAACTCTGGTCGCGCCTGCAGGCGCGGCAGCTGAAACCGGGCGAGAGCTACGAGAGCCTGCGCAACAGCTTCGACTATGGATTCACGCAGTTCGCCAGCACGGTGCCGGTGGCCGTCAAATATATCGGCGGCGAGAAGTTCGTGCGCGATCATGCCGGCACGCCGCGCGCGACCTTTACCCCGGTGTCCGCGGAAAGCCAGCGCGAGGCGCTGGCGCTGATCAACGACAGCTTGTTCAACGTGGACAGCTTCAAGTTCCCGCCCGACCTGATCAGCCGGCTTGGCGTCGACCATTTCGATCCGGCATACAGCCGGGACATTTCGGTTGCCAGCCGCGTGCTGGCGGTGCAGGTCGCGGCGCTCGACCAGCTGATGTCCGATCCGGTCGCCTCACGGCTGCTGGATGCGCAGGAAAAGGTCGTCGATGGCAAGAAGCTGCTGTCGCTGAGCGAGCTCTACGACGCGTTGCAAGACGCCATCTGGAGCGAGCTCAAGAGCGGCAAGGAGATTCCGCGCCTGCGCCGCAATCTCCAGCGCGAGCATCTCAAGCGCGTTGCCGGCGCGCTGTTGCGGCCCGGCGTGCTGGCCGAGGTGCGCAGCTTGCAACGCGAAAACGCGATTCGACTGCAGGGGAAAATCCACGCCGCGCTCAACAAGCCGATGAGCAGGGAAGCCAGGGCGCATCTGAACGAAAGCCTCAATACCCTGGACGACGCGTTGAAGGCGCCGTTGTTGCGCGCCAATGTGTAGCAAGGCGGCCGTTAAATAAGAACGATAAGAAAGCTGGGGCAGCGGCGCTGTCCCAGCTTTTCATTTTCAAGATCAGGTTTGTTTTATCGTCGATGCATGCGGCACCGGCGCAAGCGCGGCTTGCAGCGGCAATGATGAAACGGCGCGAGTTCCGGCCCCGGCCGGGGCTCAGGCAGCGCTGGGCAGTTGCGTGGCGAGTTCGCCGTCCGCGGCCGGCGCAGGAACGTGCTCTGCAGAAGCCCGCGTCGCCCGCTCCAGTTCGGCGAAGGCATCCTGGGTCAATGTCATCAGCCGCTCGGGATCGGGCACCATGTCGGTGTCGACAAACAGGGCCAGCTGGATCTGGCCGGCATAGGAAATGAACGCGAGTCCGACGCCGATCATGCCAGCCTGCGGCACCCAGCAAATCAGGTCGGTCATCCTTGAGCCTGCCAGATAGCGCGGCCTGGCGGGACCTTCTATGTTGGTCAAGACGACCGAACCTTTCGAGGTGAACAGGTTCAGCGCAAAACGCTGCAAGATCCGCGGCAGGCAGCCGGCGATGGACAGGAAGGCCATGGTCGCCCTGGGCTGATGCGACTTTTTGATGGCGGTCATGCGCCGGCTCGATTCGCGCAGGCGCTGCACTGCATCGTCCAGGTCGGTGGGCAGCTCGACTGCCACCAGGCCGAACTCGTTACCCAGCTGGAAGGCGTTCGCCTTTTCGCGCAAGTTGAACGTGACTGCCGCCCGTATCGATTTTCCCTCGACCCGTTCGCCGCGTTCCGCCAGGTATTGGCGCAAGGCGGCGGAAACGGCCGCCACCCATACATCGTTGAGCGTGACGCCCATCCTCTTTGCCATGGCCCTGACCTGATCCATGGCGAGCGGCGGCAGCCACACCAGTTGCTTGTTCCCTGCCAGGGGGGCCTTGAGCCTTGTCTTCGCATCGGGAAGCAGCAAGGCAAGGCGGGTGACGTGGGCGGCGATTTTCAACCAGGAGACGCCCTTGACCACGCGCGAGCATACCGGGTGGAGGACCGGCTGGGCGCGGTGCGGGTGCCCCTCGGCGGCCGGGCTCCTGCCATGGCTGTCGTTGTCGTCGGTGAGATGATTGAGCACATGGACCAGGCCAAGCCCGTCCGTAATGCAGTGCTGGACCCGGAAGACAATCGCATACCCGCCTTCGACCTGGTCGATCACGGTCATTTCCCATAGCGGCCGGTTCTCGTCGAGCGGCACATGCGCCAGCACGGTGAGGTGGGCCTGGAGTTCCTGGCGCGTGACTTCATGCCCGATCTTTTCGAGCTTGACGTGGTTAAGGATGTTGAAGGCCAGGTCTTCGGTCCAGTACGGCTTTCCCCTGCGTGTCACGACTTTCTGCGTGAACCTTGGGTAATTCGGCAACCGGTGCGCGACCGTTGAAATCAGGCGCGCCATGTCCAGCGGCCCCTCGAACAGGAGAATGCTGTTGATCACCATGAGGTTCCGATTCGTGTCCATCCGGTACCAGGCATAGTCGCGCCGCGTCATGGCCGACTGCATGTTTTGCGCAGCTTGTGCGGCATCGTTCATGCAGTCTGGCTGAACGCGGTGTTCCTGCTGCTCGGCCACGAGTGGCGCGGAAATAGGATGTTTCACGATCGGTGTCTCCGGTGTTTGCGTCTTTGAGCTGCGGCGCTTTTTGTCGTGCTGCACGGCGGCTTGTCCTGTCCCGAAGCGAGGCCGGCGATCCCGGGTCCGCCTTCGGAAACCTGCATGCCTGGTCCATGCGCATTTTTTAAAGAGGGATGTCTCGCCGCCAGGCCCGTCATCGGAACGAGTGGCGGCAGCCATTTTCCAAACCGCCGGCGCTGGTAAGACAGCAGGAAGAAAATGCAAAAAACGCAACGCCGGCCCGATTGATGGTAATGCGAAACCGCCAACGCACAGGCCGCACCTCATTGTCTTTATGGGCCAAATGGTTGGCTTTAAGAGTCAGCGGAGACGCGGATTCCGGGTGAACTTTCCGGGAAGATATTAATAAAAAGAATCTAATCGCAGTGGTCTTTTGCCCCAGGAAAACTGACTCTCAAGGTCACAAATTTGGCTTCCCAGGCCATGGTGACGCGCGATGTTTATTCCGGATATTGGCTTAATCTAAACGTTCCCTGTGTTAATGAAATGCTAATAAACGGCGCGCCCTTTCATGATGATCGGGGCTGTGCATTTCGGGGATCGAGGTAGAACTCTAATTCAGTCTCTGGCGCGAGCAACGCCGATGCGATGACGCGAGGCTGAAGCAGGGCCGGTTTCATTTCGAGGAGACGTGCCGGCGAAAACATCCGCTGGCATTGCTACAAACAAAAAGGTTGGAAAAACCTGAGGATCAAGCCATGAAAGACAAGTACAAGATAGTTGGCCCGATTTACGACTTGTTAAGCGCGGTCTATAGCGGAAATTCGATTCATCACTGCAAGGTGGCCATGCTGGAGCATCTGAAGCCGGGCGACAAGGTATTGTTCGCCGGCGTGGGCCACGGAAGGGACGCGGTGCATGCGGCGAAGCTTGGCGCGGACGTGACGGTCGTCGACCTGTCGGAAACGATGCTGCGGAATTTCCAGCGCAATCTGGAAAAGGAAGGCGTCACCGTGAAAATCCGGCGCGTGCACAGCGACATCATGAAGGTGGATGAGTACGAAAAGTACGACATGGTCGTCGCCAATTTCTTCCTCAACGTGTTTAGCGAAGACATGATGGTGCGTGTGCTGCAGCACCTGATCAAGCTCGGCAAGCCGGGGGCGCACGTGGTCGTCGGCGATTTCTCCTACCCGACCGGCAATCTCTTTTCGCGCGCCTTCAAGGTCGCCTACTGGTATGGCGCGGTGCTGTTTTTCTGGCTGTTCGCCGGCAATGCGGTCCACAACATTTACAACTATCCGGAGTCGATGCGACGACTCGGATTGCATATCCGGGAGCAGAAGCATTTTCGCTTGCTGATGCTGAACTGCTACTGGTCCGTCCTTGGGAAAAAGCCTGTCTGAAGCGAAGGAAGCGGGGGTATGGCGCGCTGCCGGTCACATGTGCATTGCATGAACTTGCAAGGACGCATGCGCGGCAGGAGGGGACAAACGGACTGAGCTGATTTCTCGCCCGTCCTGCCGCCATCGCGTGCACCGCATTCCGATGCCAGCTTGCCGCATATATGGAGGTCGACATGACTGATCAGGCTTTTGCGCTGGATAGGCCTATTGCCACTGGCGTCACGCATATAGACATGGTGCGCCGCAGCGCGTGCCTGAAGCAGTTCGGCTCGCACTCGATGGCCTTTTCGACGATGCAGCCGGACCTGGC is a window from the Noviherbaspirillum sp. UKPF54 genome containing:
- a CDS encoding C39 family peptidase, with translation MLMIILGAVAALIGGSGVWSKHEPADRLQGQIDLPQKMVGAGPIVQTVKVEPYSELKYRHIVRQAYDYSCGSAALVTLLKYHVGLDVTEQQSMEGMLERGEKEKIVERRGFSLLDMKRYVASLGVESAGFRAEVKDLETLDQPAIVPIDYAGFKHFVVFRGLRDGLVYIADPSTGNYVFSVSDFAKHWDRNTLFIVYPPKTKPAAGQLALTDRELGVFDMDRVKDSATLQSSVATTYRLERAINSGFGGVYVRKQ
- a CDS encoding transporter, which encodes MKKYPLLGVIAAALSLPVHAQQTGTEASAGAPGTAAAREALKQQEGDTDQTTLLKQTLTAVDKQYSLLKRGKLAATYDLGYTYIGQDKINANFSKDTGTLTLFNIENDSSHTITNTLTVDYGVRDNLTASLSLPIMSKYSENPSFSGLSHSLGDIGINARFQPFEVQRSKPQLTLTGGVRLPTGRSPFKVDANQGVATGSGYTSFTGGVSLNHVIDPVALFGNISYTYNLPAKHLSQIRSDGSILKKVAPGNSFGFGLGFAYALSYDITTSFSISESISSPTKLTFADGTTSKTKLQTGGVMSFGLGVRVSPKTTVNLTAGIGLTADSPNFTLGLSLPVEF
- a CDS encoding OmpP1/FadL family transporter, giving the protein MDHTFTRRNTRPRARTGLALAAVSFLSAGMPLAAHAALNENLLTSATAMSLGNAVTADPPGIESIHFNPAGLARVKGDKEFHNIFLASLKTTAKFHQPDDFDIGGFKNDPLNGTTGGPTRLNLYVPGYGLPGWRLPAAAAATMGFSFNNDGSPFTFGTLTYPQSVFSVDHTKDPNDPMRYDGRKMLMQRLALLSPAVGFQVSDTLSIGASVPISHQAMVINTDVRMPNKLLGIIGKLQQGWCSDSGNPVDTFAFGLCGGGPEGRINPFKRVANINVDMTAPIDPTINLGVLWEPKDWFAMGVVYQGGSKAVHTGTYEIRTDPMMRKFVEGMYASLLGPIAAAVTGMPTSIPEVQKGNVTATVPFPSHWQVGFKFKPVKRVQFNVDANYSKWNEWDNLTLQFDQSIKLLEAGRILGITDPSKFTMNTGFRSVVHWGFGLQVQATKKLTLRFGYEPRKSSIPADKISLMTLLPDTKLYGMGFNLKIDRDTEINVAASYLKGDFNAPANSSCNLNCDKFFNAVYNPYAGMDVSGGIRVKYLGFNFTKRF
- a CDS encoding DUF2059 domain-containing protein: MFKSAIAVVVIAASAAVAYAAEPAKAAPSAAKLELAKRVAQLAHSDSVAHAMLLRPVADAMQQANAVLQGRVAASKQDAALKDISADAKKFVDENSPIVQKSAEKFIPVTVVPLLAERFTEDELRQIIAMLESPLKKKYEALLPEMEKELGQKVASDVGPTIDPKLTDLKQRIGLRLRTAAMP
- a CDS encoding AraC family transcriptional regulator; amino-acid sequence: MRYSSAIDLVYSIKARLAERHFEVDALFRQAGLADGECIADDALTLSDKLSHLWELVMHASDDALIGLKVSSPQPLDRSGLMGHILRASPDVRSAIENLVRYTPLVSPAIQSTIEHVSGRVRVGLYLQGRQRNSPQQYYDFVWCMVLRTIQCAAARSDLKPALVTYAFPKPEQPQIAQAYAEAFGCPVRFDMPANAMEFDNADLAAPITTARPMAADWALNMLAELAQSQRDWTRRMLAKMDQTQRAGPSVSFSSRVQQLLTGMLPKGEPLREDVAKQLRMSERTLQRRLAEEGTNFTKLVDDTRRELAHQYLSKGELSLKKMSFQLGFSEPSAFCRACKRWFGRSPKQLQQGAALFEGGEACSPRDAVNASGRNDSEVYAAWSE
- a CDS encoding zinc-dependent metalloprotease; amino-acid sequence: MPALLFRTRFLLTMAAGLAPALGSVASAQDSAPQTAQTAQTSAQNFAAAIALATSEAVVARLSPSALKPYEYLVKDAREMKGFFTLYQKDEKVWMEIRPEQLEKPFFFSVNVSNGIGERRLYGSQMLGSHMAEFKRVGNHIQLVAKNTKFTAQAGTPQEIAVKQAFSDSLLASVPVASTPHHQTKAILIDASALLFGDIPGYATQLDAAYHQPYMIDPANSSFGKVRVDESLAGFQVNAHFFVPKIAAPTAAQNGAMQPSLPSTTPDPRSFFIGFYYSFAPLPAEPMHARVADDRIGHTVTTRYDFSDDVTMKTAVHYVNRWRLEKAAPKAELSPPKQPIVYWLDKNIPEKYRKSVAEGVLEWNKAFERIGFKNAIVVKQQTEKDDFDTLDARHASIRWFIGADAGFAIGPSQVDPRSGEILDADIGMSDVYARGARRMINENIGHPLTLSPTHCDFAHEAAHEMGFALGLLQARGEVEMGTHEADVLAQAYVKQVVMHEVGHTLGLRHNFRSSTAYSLSQIQDPEFTRKNGMAGSIMDYTPFNIAAKGERQGEYAMSTLGPYDYWAIEYAYKPIDGAREKQELEKIAARSNEPQLAYGTDEDAGGSVADPEVNVFDLGSDPLAYFRKRLVLSRELWSRLQARQLKPGESYESLRNSFDYGFTQFASTVPVAVKYIGGEKFVRDHAGTPRATFTPVSAESQREALALINDSLFNVDSFKFPPDLISRLGVDHFDPAYSRDISVASRVLAVQVAALDQLMSDPVASRLLDAQEKVVDGKKLLSLSELYDALQDAIWSELKSGKEIPRLRRNLQREHLKRVAGALLRPGVLAEVRSLQRENAIRLQGKIHAALNKPMSREARAHLNESLNTLDDALKAPLLRANV
- a CDS encoding wax ester/triacylglycerol synthase family O-acyltransferase, which produces MKHPISAPLVAEQQEHRVQPDCMNDAAQAAQNMQSAMTRRDYAWYRMDTNRNLMVINSILLFEGPLDMARLISTVAHRLPNYPRFTQKVVTRRGKPYWTEDLAFNILNHVKLEKIGHEVTRQELQAHLTVLAHVPLDENRPLWEMTVIDQVEGGYAIVFRVQHCITDGLGLVHVLNHLTDDNDSHGRSPAAEGHPHRAQPVLHPVCSRVVKGVSWLKIAAHVTRLALLLPDAKTRLKAPLAGNKQLVWLPPLAMDQVRAMAKRMGVTLNDVWVAAVSAALRQYLAERGERVEGKSIRAAVTFNLREKANAFQLGNEFGLVAVELPTDLDDAVQRLRESSRRMTAIKKSHQPRATMAFLSIAGCLPRILQRFALNLFTSKGSVVLTNIEGPARPRYLAGSRMTDLICWVPQAGMIGVGLAFISYAGQIQLALFVDTDMVPDPERLMTLTQDAFAELERATRASAEHVPAPAADGELATQLPSAA
- a CDS encoding class I SAM-dependent methyltransferase — its product is MKDKYKIVGPIYDLLSAVYSGNSIHHCKVAMLEHLKPGDKVLFAGVGHGRDAVHAAKLGADVTVVDLSETMLRNFQRNLEKEGVTVKIRRVHSDIMKVDEYEKYDMVVANFFLNVFSEDMMVRVLQHLIKLGKPGAHVVVGDFSYPTGNLFSRAFKVAYWYGAVLFFWLFAGNAVHNIYNYPESMRRLGLHIREQKHFRLLMLNCYWSVLGKKPV